In the Telopea speciosissima isolate NSW1024214 ecotype Mountain lineage chromosome 2, Tspe_v1, whole genome shotgun sequence genome, one interval contains:
- the LOC122653089 gene encoding 30S ribosomal protein 3, chloroplastic-like produces the protein MLSLGIQPGVNGAFTRSCFTPQNLGFKPLKASIIFKPKVSSLHLTTLAEFKSRPNRKGVRLSASAAAIEAFEEETSSVDSASVAPEDSEPVEEKVKLGVVVKTMEKPRLVLKFIWLEKNIGLALDQKIPGHGTIPLSPYYFWPRKDAWEELKSLLESKPWISQKRMIILLNQATDIINLWQQSGGNLS, from the exons ATGTTATCCTTGGGGATTCAACCTGGTGTCAACGGGGCTTTCACACGCTCCTGCTTTACTCCTCAGAACCTCGGCTTCAAGCCCCTAAAAGCATCAATTATTTTCAAGCCAAAGGTCTCATCTTTACATCTAACGACGCTTGCGGAGTTCAAATCGAGACCCAACAGAAAAGGAGTGAGGCTTTCTGCTTCAGCTGCTGCAATTGAAGCATTTGAAGAAGAAACCTCCTCCGTGGATTCAGCTTCTGTAGCTCCAGAAGATTCAGAACCAGTTGAAGAAAAAGTG AAGCTTGGAGTGGTTGTTAAGACAATGGAGAAACCCAGGCTTGTATTGAAGTTTATTTGGCTTGAGAAGAACATTGGTCTGGCACTCGATCAGAAGATACCAGGTCACGGCACCATTCCGCTAAGTCCTTACTATTTTTGGCCGAGGAAGGACGCATGGGAAGAACTCAAGTCCTTATTGGAGAGTAAGCCATGGATATCACAGAAAAGGATGATTATCCTTCTTAATCAGGCTACTGATATCATCAATTTGTGGCAACAGAGCGGTGGCAATTTGTCTTAA